A single window of Phaenicophaeus curvirostris isolate KB17595 chromosome 7, BPBGC_Pcur_1.0, whole genome shotgun sequence DNA harbors:
- the CASP10 gene encoding caspase-10 translates to MEDDVNLKFLQQLLLIGENLVAEDVSALKFLCTDLLPFRRLENVKSAMDIFQFLMDEDYLNKEDPFLLAELLYRIRCYSLLRKFGYTKDKVQECLHKKGRVSSYRQMLYDLSLNITDKMLMDIIFLLRDCVPKRLTTLPALELLIFLEKQGLLSENNVQKLEEVCKCVSPDLLEIVNCYKRTKVSLPQQENTLPVKESSLSHAGDIMETSTSSQEISIKAVSSNTNDNKAANLTQAFSEMSLELPGKCSNVENESKKKRSYKMDGPHRGFCIVINNVNFGSSLPKRRGSCKDAEELRRVFTWLGLNVKIYKDLTSQQIEDLMLMWQCLPDHKDRDCFVCCILSHGESGAIYGNDAKVVSIRKIMSHFTATRCPQLAKKPKLFFIQACQGKAIQHPIYTEADAQTPSLSSMQQSPSPSDSIPEEADFLLGMATINGYVSFRHVEEGTWYIQALCSNLQLLVPRGEDILSILTEVNDDVSRRVDPLGTKKQMPQPAYTLRRKVIFPIPKEPPPSQQL, encoded by the exons ATGGAAGATGATGTCAACTTAAagttccttcagcagcttctgctcATTGGTGAAAATCTGGTGGCTGAAGATGTATCAGCTTTAAAATTTCTCTGTACTGACTTGCTCCCCTTCAGAAGACTAGAAAATGTGAAGTCAGCAATGGACATCTTTCAGTTTCTTATGGATGAAGACTATCTGAACAAGGAAGATCCCTTCCTTCTAGCTGAACTCTTATACAGAATTAGATGTTACTCCTTGCTCAGGAAATTTGGTTATACCAAGGACAAAGTGCAAGAATGTCTGCATAAGAAGGGAAGAGTGTCTTCATACAG GCAGATGCTGTATGATTTGTCACTGAACATTACCGACAAGATGTTGATGGATATCATATTCCTTCTGCGAGACTGTGTTCCAAAGCGACTGACAACTCTT CCTGCTCTGGAATTGCTGATTTTCTTGGAAAAGCAAGGCCTCTTAAGTGAAAACAATGTACAGAAGCTGGAGGAAGTCTGTAAGTGTGTTTCACCTGATCTTCTGGAAATAGTAAACTGCTACAAAAGGACCAAAG TGTCTCTGCCTCAGCAGGAGAACACTCTGCCAGTCAAGGAATCTTCACTCTCTCATGCTGGAGACATCATGGAGACATCCACTTCCTCACAG GAGATCTCAATCAAAGCTGTCAGTTCTAATACCAATG acaACAAAGCAGCTAATCTTACACAAGCCTTCTCTGAAATGAGCCTGGAGCTACCTGGAAAATGCAGCAATGTAGAAAATGAATCCAAG aagaagagaagctACAAAATGGATGGACCACACAGAGGATTTTGTATTGTTATTAATAATGTTAACTTTGGTAGCTCTCTTCCGAAGAGGCGAGGCTCTTGCAAAGATGCTG aggAACTGCGGCGAGTGTTCACATGGCTTGGTCTCAATGTGAAGATTTACAAAGATCTGACGTCTCAGCAGATTGAAGATCTTATGCTAATGTGGCAGTGTTTGCCAGATCACAAAGACAGGGACTGTTTTGTATGTTGTATTCTGTCTCATGGAGAGTCAGGAGCAATCTATGGGAATGATGCAAAAGTTGTATCAATCCGCAAGATCATGTCCCATTTCACTGCCACACGATGTCCACAGCTggctaaaaaacccaaactcttcttTATCCAAGCATGCCAGGGTAAAGCAATACAGCATCCCATCTATACTGAAGCTGATGCACAAACTCCTTCCTTGTCTTCCATGCAACAGAGCCCTTCTCCTTCTGACAGTATTCCTGAAGAGGCTGATTTCCTCCTAGGCATGGCCACAATTAACGGATATGTCTCTTTCCGGCACGTTGAAGAGGGTACTTGGTATATTCAGGCCTTGTGCAGCAATCTACAGTTGTTGGTACCAAG GGGTGAAGATATTTTGTCGATTCTTACAGAAGTTAATGACGATGTGAGCAGACGTGTTGATCCCTTGGGGACAAAGAAGCAGATGCCCCAACCAGCATATACCTTAAGAAGAAAAGTTATATTCCCAATACCTAAGGAGCCTCCTCCTTCACAGCAACTTTGA
- the CASP8 gene encoding caspase-8 isoform X4, producing the protein MPCSLERSKSWCEMSTDFHKLLFDISESLATSELAALKFLSLEYISKWKLEGIRRPQDFFKVLQEKNMIEAGNLSYLKELLFCISRIDLLETRLGSSREEVERELQIPGRAKVSAYRQLLYRIAEDLAPEDVKNVKFLLQEQIPKKKLQDNASMLEVLLEMERNGLIKENDLAVLKDILKRFRADVKKKIDIYEEKMKESDSKEKLPYSVPVPGHPARQGAERATPQLLVETYKMKNNPHGYCVILNNYIFQNPCETREGTVKDGNAVKRVFNWLQFETVEHMDLEAKQIWAKVKEYSKKDHSNMDCFVCFIFSHGEKDKIKGTDGEFVNIKDLLYCFSGSNCPSLAGKPKLFFIQACQGYVGHPAVLVEEDFSNHLETDAVPLTSIPDRADILVGMATVEDCECYRSIETGSVYIQCLCDKMELLCPLGKDLITILTEVNKEVGRKVLKGRKQMPKITSTLRKQLILPIPQRQSTEK; encoded by the exons ATGCCTTGTTCTCTTGAAAG ATCTAAATCCTGGTGTGAAATGAGTACAGACTTCCACAAACTCCTTTTTGACATTTCTGAGTCTTTGGCCACAAGTGAACTGGCTGCTCTGAAGTTCCTCAGCCTGGAGTACATCTCCAAGTGGAAGCTGGAAGGCATCCGGAGGCCACAGGACTTCTTCAAAGTGCTGCAGGAGAAAAACATGATAGAGGCAGGGAACCTGTCCTACCTGAAGGAACTACTCTTCTGTATCTCTCGGATTGACCTCCTGGAAACCCGGCTAGGCTCCAGCCGAGAGGAGGTGGAGAGAGAGCTTCAGATCCCAGGCAGGGCAAAGGTGTCAGCCTACAG GCAACTGCTATATCGAATTGCAGAGGACTTGGCCCCAGAAGATGTCAAGAATGTGAAGTTTTTGCTCCAAGAACAAATACCAAAGAAGAAGCTCCAGGATAATGCT TCTATGTTGGAGGTCTtactggaaatggaaagaaatgggctaattaaagaaaatgaccTGGCAGTGCTGAAAGATATACTCAAGAGATTTAGAGctgatgtaaagaaaaaaattgatatttatgaagaaaaaatgaaag aaAGTGATTCTAAGGAAAAACTCCCCTATTCAGTGCCTGTGCCTGGGCATCCAGCAAGACAAGGAGCAGAGAGGGCGACACCACAGCTG CTTGTGGAAACATATAAGATGAAAAATAACCCCCATGGTTACTGTGTGATTCTTAACaactacatttttcaaaatccaTGTGAAACCAGAGAAGGTACAGTGAAAGATGGCA atgctGTGAAGAGGGTCTTTAATTGGCTTCAGTTTGAGACAGTTGAGCACATGGATCTAGAAGCAAAGCAAATATGGGCAAAAGTTAAAGAATACAGCAAAAAAGATCATAGTAACATGGactgttttgtttgcttcattttttcccacggtgaaaaagacaaaataaaaggcaCCGATGGAGAGTTTGTAAATATTAAAGATTTACTCTACTGCTTCAGTGGATCTAATTGTCCTTCTCTTGCTGGCAAACCCAAGCTGTTTTTCATCCAGGCTTGCCAAGGCTATGTAGGTCATCCTGCTGTCTTAGTAGAAGAAGACTTTTCTAACCATCTTGAGACAGATGCTGTCCCTCTGACTTCCATCCCTGATCGGGCTGATATTCTGGTTGGCATGGCTACAGTGGAAGACTGTGAGTGTTATCGCTCTATAGAGACGGGCAGTGTTTACATTCAGTGCCTCTGTGACAAGATGGAGTTGCTTTGCCCACT CGGCAAGGATCTCATAACCATTCTGACAGAAGTGAACAAGGAAGTGGGAAGAAAAGTATTAAAAGGGCGGAAGCAGATGCCAAAGATAACATCAACTCTACGGAAGCAATTGATCTTACCAATTCCACAACGTCAATCAactgaaaagtag
- the CASP8 gene encoding caspase-8 isoform X1 codes for MPCSLERSKSWCEMSTDFHKLLFDISESLATSELAALKFLSLEYISKWKLEGIRRPQDFFKVLQEKNMIEAGNLSYLKELLFCISRIDLLETRLGSSREEVERELQIPGRAKVSAYRYLLFQLSEDITEDELNSFKFLLGKELPKCRLNPKAAMLDIFIEMEKKGILGEENLSKLKTLCANINVSLLKRIEEYELKFGEEEMIITEEQSGSTGSPEAHARWPVTSVASDAPGSWDESYQLEVYKMTSRPRGVCLILNNHNFAKAREAVPELRRMKDRNGTDVDAAALRRVFSKLHFTIAEYKDLTAEEIRKTVNIYKCEDHKDKDCFVCCILSHGKKGIIYGVDGQEVPIQELTTSFTGRNCRSLAGKPKVFFVQACQGDACQKGVTIETDSGEQDSCIETDARFQLDCIPTEADFLLGMATLQDYVSYRSTRQGTWYIQALCQHLEYSCPRGEDILTILTAVNQEVSRKTCMPNAEKQMPQPSFTLRKKLIFPVN; via the exons ATGCCTTGTTCTCTTGAAAG ATCTAAATCCTGGTGTGAAATGAGTACAGACTTCCACAAACTCCTTTTTGACATTTCTGAGTCTTTGGCCACAAGTGAACTGGCTGCTCTGAAGTTCCTCAGCCTGGAGTACATCTCCAAGTGGAAGCTGGAAGGCATCCGGAGGCCACAGGACTTCTTCAAAGTGCTGCAGGAGAAAAACATGATAGAGGCAGGGAACCTGTCCTACCTGAAGGAACTACTCTTCTGTATCTCTCGGATTGACCTCCTGGAAACCCGGCTAGGCTCCAGCCGAGAGGAGGTGGAGAGAGAGCTTCAGATCCCAGGCAGGGCAAAGGTGTCAGCCTACAG GTACCTGCTCTTTCAGCTGTCAGAGGACATCACTGAAGATGAGCTGAATTCTTTCAAGTTTCTTTTAGGGAAAGAATTACCAAAATGCAGGCTAAACCCTAAGGCT GCAATGCTCGACATTTTCATTGAGATGGAGAAGAAGGGGATTCTGGGAGAAGAGAACCTAAGTAAACTGAAGACTCTCTGTGCAAACATTAACGTCAGCCTGTTGAAGAGAATTGAAGAATATGAATTAAAATTtg GTGAGGAAGAGATGATCATCACAGAGGAACAGAGCGGCAGCACAGGAAGCCCTGAAG CCCATGCCAGATGGCCGGTGACATCTGTGGCATCTGATGCTCCTGGCAGTTGGGATGAATCTTACCAG CTTGAAGTTTACAAAATGACTAGCCGGCCCCGTGGAGTGTGCCTGATCCTGAATAATCACAATTTTGCAAAAGCCAGGGAAGCAGTGCCAGAACTCAGACGCATGAAGGATCGGAATGGAACAGATGTGGATGCAG cGGCTCTGCGAAGAGTCTTTAGCAAGCTTCATTTTACAATAGCAGAATACAAAGACCTCACCGCAGAGGAAATCCGTAAGACTGTGAACATCTACAAATGTGAAGACCATAAGGACAAAGACTGTTTTGTTTGCTGTATCCTGTCTcatggaaaaaaaggcattatcTATGGTGTCGATGGGCAGGAAGTACCTATCCAGGAACTGACCACTTCTTTCACTGGACGGAATTGCCGCTCACTTGCTGGAAAaccaaaagtattttttgttcAGGCCTGCCAAGGTGATGCTTGCCAGAAAGGTGTGACCATCGAAACAGATTCCGGAGAGCAAGATTCTTGTATAGAAACAGATGCAAGATTTCAGCTTGACTGCATCCCCACAGAGGCAGACTTCCTCCTGGGCATGGCTACCCTGCAAGATTATGTTTCCTACAGAAGCACAAGGCAGGGGACCTGGTACATTCAGGCATTATGCCAGCACTTGGAGTACAGCTGTCCTCG AGGAGAAGATATTCTCACCATCCTGACAGCAGTGAATCAAGAGGTGAGCAGAAAGACTTGCATGCCGAACGCAGAGAAGCAGATGCCACAGCCCAGTTTCACGCTGAGGAAAAAGCTCATCTTTCCAGTCAACTAA
- the CASP8 gene encoding caspase-8 isoform X2: MALPRPRLLAVSEELDGAELAALKFLSLQHIPMRKLENIQRAQDFFEALQEKGLIEAGDLSYVKELLYRISRIDLLEAQMGSSREEMERELRVPGRAKVSAYRYLLFQLSEDITEDELNSFKFLLGKELPKCRLNPKAAMLDIFIEMEKKGILGEENLSKLKTLCANINVSLLKRIEEYELKFGEEEMIITEEQSGSTGSPEAHARWPVTSVASDAPGSWDESYQQLEVYKMTSRPRGVCLILNNHNFAKAREAVPELRRMKDRNGTDVDAAALRRVFSKLHFTIAEYKDLTAEEIRKTVNIYKCEDHKDKDCFVCCILSHGKKGIIYGVDGQEVPIQELTTSFTGRNCRSLAGKPKVFFVQACQGDACQKGVTIETDSGEQDSCIETDARFQLDCIPTEADFLLGMATLQDYVSYRSTRQGTWYIQALCQHLEYSCPRGEDILTILTAVNQEVSRKTCMPNAEKQMPQPSFTLRKKLIFPVN; this comes from the exons ATGGCGCTGCCGAGGCCGCGGCTGCTGGCGGTCAGCGAGGAGCTGGACGGGGCCGAGCTGGCGGCGCTGAAGTTCCTCAGTCTGCAGCACATCCCCATGCGGAAGCTGGAAAACATCCAGAGGGCCCAGGACTTCTTTGAGGCGCTGCAGGAGAAAGGCTTGATCGAGGCGGGAGACCTGTCCTACGTGAAGGAGCTGCTCTACCGCATCTCTCGGATTGACCTCCTGGAAGCCCAGATGGGGTCCAGCcgagaggagatggagagggaacTCCGCGTCCCCGGCAGGGCGAAGGTGTCGGCCTACAG GTACCTGCTCTTTCAGCTGTCAGAGGACATCACTGAAGATGAGCTGAATTCTTTCAAGTTTCTTTTAGGGAAAGAATTACCAAAATGCAGGCTAAACCCTAAGGCT GCAATGCTCGACATTTTCATTGAGATGGAGAAGAAGGGGATTCTGGGAGAAGAGAACCTAAGTAAACTGAAGACTCTCTGTGCAAACATTAACGTCAGCCTGTTGAAGAGAATTGAAGAATATGAATTAAAATTtg GTGAGGAAGAGATGATCATCACAGAGGAACAGAGCGGCAGCACAGGAAGCCCTGAAG CCCATGCCAGATGGCCGGTGACATCTGTGGCATCTGATGCTCCTGGCAGTTGGGATGAATCTTACCAG CAGCTTGAAGTTTACAAAATGACTAGCCGGCCCCGTGGAGTGTGCCTGATCCTGAATAATCACAATTTTGCAAAAGCCAGGGAAGCAGTGCCAGAACTCAGACGCATGAAGGATCGGAATGGAACAGATGTGGATGCAG cGGCTCTGCGAAGAGTCTTTAGCAAGCTTCATTTTACAATAGCAGAATACAAAGACCTCACCGCAGAGGAAATCCGTAAGACTGTGAACATCTACAAATGTGAAGACCATAAGGACAAAGACTGTTTTGTTTGCTGTATCCTGTCTcatggaaaaaaaggcattatcTATGGTGTCGATGGGCAGGAAGTACCTATCCAGGAACTGACCACTTCTTTCACTGGACGGAATTGCCGCTCACTTGCTGGAAAaccaaaagtattttttgttcAGGCCTGCCAAGGTGATGCTTGCCAGAAAGGTGTGACCATCGAAACAGATTCCGGAGAGCAAGATTCTTGTATAGAAACAGATGCAAGATTTCAGCTTGACTGCATCCCCACAGAGGCAGACTTCCTCCTGGGCATGGCTACCCTGCAAGATTATGTTTCCTACAGAAGCACAAGGCAGGGGACCTGGTACATTCAGGCATTATGCCAGCACTTGGAGTACAGCTGTCCTCG AGGAGAAGATATTCTCACCATCCTGACAGCAGTGAATCAAGAGGTGAGCAGAAAGACTTGCATGCCGAACGCAGAGAAGCAGATGCCACAGCCCAGTTTCACGCTGAGGAAAAAGCTCATCTTTCCAGTCAACTAA
- the CASP8 gene encoding caspase-8 isoform X3, whose amino-acid sequence MALPRPRLLAVSEELDGAELAALKFLSLQHIPMRKLENIQRAQDFFEALQEKGLIEAGDLSYVKELLYRISRIDLLEAQMGSSREEMERELRVPGRAKVSAYRYLLFQLSEDITEDELNSFKFLLGKELPKCRLNPKAAMLDIFIEMEKKGILGEENLSKLKTLCANINVSLLKRIEEYELKFGEEEMIITEEQSGSTGSPEAHARWPVTSVASDAPGSWDESYQLEVYKMTSRPRGVCLILNNHNFAKAREAVPELRRMKDRNGTDVDAAALRRVFSKLHFTIAEYKDLTAEEIRKTVNIYKCEDHKDKDCFVCCILSHGKKGIIYGVDGQEVPIQELTTSFTGRNCRSLAGKPKVFFVQACQGDACQKGVTIETDSGEQDSCIETDARFQLDCIPTEADFLLGMATLQDYVSYRSTRQGTWYIQALCQHLEYSCPRGEDILTILTAVNQEVSRKTCMPNAEKQMPQPSFTLRKKLIFPVN is encoded by the exons ATGGCGCTGCCGAGGCCGCGGCTGCTGGCGGTCAGCGAGGAGCTGGACGGGGCCGAGCTGGCGGCGCTGAAGTTCCTCAGTCTGCAGCACATCCCCATGCGGAAGCTGGAAAACATCCAGAGGGCCCAGGACTTCTTTGAGGCGCTGCAGGAGAAAGGCTTGATCGAGGCGGGAGACCTGTCCTACGTGAAGGAGCTGCTCTACCGCATCTCTCGGATTGACCTCCTGGAAGCCCAGATGGGGTCCAGCcgagaggagatggagagggaacTCCGCGTCCCCGGCAGGGCGAAGGTGTCGGCCTACAG GTACCTGCTCTTTCAGCTGTCAGAGGACATCACTGAAGATGAGCTGAATTCTTTCAAGTTTCTTTTAGGGAAAGAATTACCAAAATGCAGGCTAAACCCTAAGGCT GCAATGCTCGACATTTTCATTGAGATGGAGAAGAAGGGGATTCTGGGAGAAGAGAACCTAAGTAAACTGAAGACTCTCTGTGCAAACATTAACGTCAGCCTGTTGAAGAGAATTGAAGAATATGAATTAAAATTtg GTGAGGAAGAGATGATCATCACAGAGGAACAGAGCGGCAGCACAGGAAGCCCTGAAG CCCATGCCAGATGGCCGGTGACATCTGTGGCATCTGATGCTCCTGGCAGTTGGGATGAATCTTACCAG CTTGAAGTTTACAAAATGACTAGCCGGCCCCGTGGAGTGTGCCTGATCCTGAATAATCACAATTTTGCAAAAGCCAGGGAAGCAGTGCCAGAACTCAGACGCATGAAGGATCGGAATGGAACAGATGTGGATGCAG cGGCTCTGCGAAGAGTCTTTAGCAAGCTTCATTTTACAATAGCAGAATACAAAGACCTCACCGCAGAGGAAATCCGTAAGACTGTGAACATCTACAAATGTGAAGACCATAAGGACAAAGACTGTTTTGTTTGCTGTATCCTGTCTcatggaaaaaaaggcattatcTATGGTGTCGATGGGCAGGAAGTACCTATCCAGGAACTGACCACTTCTTTCACTGGACGGAATTGCCGCTCACTTGCTGGAAAaccaaaagtattttttgttcAGGCCTGCCAAGGTGATGCTTGCCAGAAAGGTGTGACCATCGAAACAGATTCCGGAGAGCAAGATTCTTGTATAGAAACAGATGCAAGATTTCAGCTTGACTGCATCCCCACAGAGGCAGACTTCCTCCTGGGCATGGCTACCCTGCAAGATTATGTTTCCTACAGAAGCACAAGGCAGGGGACCTGGTACATTCAGGCATTATGCCAGCACTTGGAGTACAGCTGTCCTCG AGGAGAAGATATTCTCACCATCCTGACAGCAGTGAATCAAGAGGTGAGCAGAAAGACTTGCATGCCGAACGCAGAGAAGCAGATGCCACAGCCCAGTTTCACGCTGAGGAAAAAGCTCATCTTTCCAGTCAACTAA